From Corynebacterium sp. BD556, the proteins below share one genomic window:
- a CDS encoding MinD/ParA family ATP-binding protein — translation MLYTLSFGLIDLGDSEKELRREAMLERIRTPLKGDYRIAVMSLKGGVGKTTTTVVLGGVLAEARGDRVVAIDANPDLGTLAQRVAAPGSATIRDLLAAEDTSSYSQVKSYTTQAKSRLEVVGSERDPAVSEEFSESDYREAISILRRHYSVILTDCGTGLMHSAMGGVLDLADTLVLVTSAALDGAQSAAATLDWLNLHGYEQLAANSVVVVSSPPQQRSAIDLERLVGHFRARTRAVHVIPFDAHLAEGGSVDLDLLARSTREAYDQLAATIAHDFSKVDR, via the coding sequence ATGCTCTACACTTTGTCCTTCGGCCTCATCGACCTGGGAGATTCTGAAAAGGAGCTGCGGCGAGAGGCGATGCTTGAGCGGATCCGTACGCCGTTGAAAGGGGACTACCGCATTGCGGTGATGTCTTTGAAGGGTGGGGTGGGGAAGACCACCACCACTGTTGTGTTGGGAGGAGTATTAGCTGAGGCGCGGGGTGACAGGGTGGTGGCTATCGACGCTAACCCTGACCTGGGAACTCTTGCCCAGCGGGTTGCTGCACCCGGTTCCGCGACGATTCGTGATCTGCTCGCGGCTGAGGATACCTCCAGTTATTCTCAAGTGAAGTCCTATACGACTCAGGCGAAGTCGCGGTTGGAGGTCGTCGGCTCTGAGCGTGATCCTGCGGTGTCTGAGGAATTTAGCGAAAGTGATTACCGCGAAGCGATCTCTATTCTGCGGCGCCACTATAGCGTCATCTTGACCGATTGCGGTACGGGTCTAATGCACTCGGCTATGGGCGGGGTTTTGGATCTTGCAGATACCCTCGTATTGGTTACCTCTGCTGCACTGGACGGTGCTCAGTCCGCTGCCGCGACTTTGGATTGGTTAAACCTTCACGGCTATGAACAGTTGGCTGCTAATTCGGTCGTGGTTGTATCGTCCCCACCGCAGCAGCGTTCAGCGATTGACTTAGAGCGGCTGGTTGGACACTTCCGGGCTAGGACGCGTGCGGTGCATGTCATTCCTTTCGATGCGCACCTCGCGGAGGGGGGCAGTGTTGATCTTGACCTGCTGGCCCGCTCGACGAGAGAGGCGTACGATCAGCTCGCGGCTACGATTGCGCATGATTTCAGCAAGGTCGATAGGTAG